cgggagcgcctcaggagcggctgcagcaggcgaagacgggagcgcctcaggagcggctgcagcaagAGGAGAGGGGAGCggctgcgaaggcggctgcgcgagcggcgtaggcggctgctcgggagcAAAGTCCGAGGGCggtggcggccgcacgggagcggggtccgcagctCTCCGGAGCTGGATCAGCCTCCGGAGATCCTCTGTTACTTTCTCCAGGTCAGCTGGAGGGGAAGCGGGAGTGAACGCGGCGAACTCCTCCCCAAGCTGCCTGGCGAGCTGGTCCACCTCTGGCGACCCCTGCCCGGCCAGTTCatccatcaccctccagtataacccctggagggtgaagaactgggTGGCGAGGTTAAGGAGGATCACCTCCTGCGGGAGCGCCGCTGCCGCAGGCGGCGGGACGGGCAGGTCCCGCGCAGGTGAGACGGGCTTGGCCCCTTTAAGGCGCCGGGGTACTCGCGGAATAGCGTCTCTTCCCTTCCGGATTCCTCCCCAATTGTCCAGGCGTTCCGGCCGGTAGTTGCACCGCTCTAGGGGCGGTAGGAGGACTGGACTTCTCCGCTCGGAGTCCGCGAATAGGACgggttcctcctcctcgtctTCAGACGGGAGCCATAGCCTGGCTAGCGCGCAGGCTCCCAGGCAGATCTCCAGCTCCTTCGGGATCCGTCTTGCCCGCTTGCTTTTCTTTttgaggtccgtcattctgtcacgggacgcgttcggcgaagcggcgatcgtgagggcaagcggggaatcaggaagtaGGCAGGCAGATTTCAGGACAAACGGGGTTTATTACCAGGAaatcaggggtagggaacacaggacggcaacagacatcaatgacggacgaaggactaaggtaagacacggactgaaatacacaggactgattgaaaagaagcagacacagctgggtacaatcgggaaagaacacgtgggtaatccgggggcgtggcacacaggaggagcggacgagccgggcatgacagctgtTATTTTTCCTCATTTTTTTAGACCTCATGGTCGTTTTGTTTTGTAGTTTTGACAAGGTCATATTAAAGGTGGGAAAAGCTATGAAATTATTTATTGTGGCCTCAAATATCTGCGATACGAACATCAATCAGTCTTTATGGGATGTTCAGGGCCCGTATTTACAAAGCTTCTTAAGCCTAAAAGTTGCTCCTAGTGATGAAATTCTAAGAAAAATCTTAGAATTATGGCATTTTCCTAGAATTTCCCCTTAAATTTAGGATTCAATCTTAGTAAAGATAAAAATGATTCACAAAACATCTTAGCCCTAAAAACAGCTCCTAAGGTAAAATTTGTTAAGAGTAGAGAGGAGGACTTTTAAGAGGCTTAAGAGTTTCTATAGCAGAGGACAAAATGGCGGACAGAAGAAATATTCTCCAAACACTGAATGATCATGAGTTAATTAAACACTACAGATTGGATCATGATGGGATAATGTTTGTGGTCGAACTTATTAGAGATGCGCTCACATCTCCCACTCAACGTAGTAATGCCATAATGCCAGAAATGAAAGTGATTACAACACTGAGGTATTTGGCAACTGGAAAAATGCAACAGTGCAGTAGTGATGACTTGTGTCTGTCACAACCTTCCATCAGCAGAGTGATCACACAAACTATTGAAGCGCTTTCACAGTCTCATATAGTGAAACagttcatttcatttccactgGACGTTCGCACTCTGCAGGCTCACAAAAGGGCATTCATGGACATAGCGGGGTTTCCCGGTGTTGTCGGTGTAATTGATGGGACACACATCTGCATAATCACACCATCGGAAAATGAAGATGTTTTTGTCAACAGAAAGAGGTTCCACAGCATCAACACGCAACTTGTTTTCAGTGCAGATTACAAGATTTTAGACATTGTTGCAAAGTGGCCAGGCTCAACACATGATGCCAGGATACTGTCCGAGAGTGGCCTGAAACAGCTTTTTGAAGGACATTATGTGCCAGTTAACTGTCATTTGTTAGGGGACAGTGGCTATCCATGCAAACCATGGCTCCTCACACCGTACCTCCGCCCAGACCCAGGACCACAGCTAAACTACAACAGGTACTAAACAGTAGACTAACAGTGAATCATTGTGcatgaaaataaagtgtagttaCAAATGTGCTCGAATATACCACAAACAAGAGAAGGCTCTTTAATCAAACATATCCACATTATTGTTGAGTACATTAGGCCACCTTAACTTATATCTTTTGATATTTTCTCTTTTAGAGCCCACAAGAAAACACGTTCAGTAGTTGAGCGGGGTATTGGCCAGCTGAAGAGGAGGTTTCATGTGTTGCATGGAGAAGTGCGCCTGTCACCAGCTAAGGTCTGCAAAGTCATTACAGCCTGTGCAGTGCTTCACAACATCTGCAAAGTACGACAAATCCCGGAACCTCTCGAAAGCAGCCATGGTAACAGTGATGAAGGTGATTGCAATGAATATGATGAAGACATTCAGTTTACCCAGGGGAGAGACATGTCCCAGAGTGGGCTTCGTCACAGAGCTCAATTTACAAATTTGCATTTTAGGTAAGTGACAGTAACTGCTGTCTGTAGCCCACTGAACAAATATTCCATACAACTATAGTTGAACACAAATGCTGTTATAAAGACCACATGACCATGATacactttttatttttcattctttttacatTTTAGCAGCTCAATTTTTAGCTTATAATACTCCTCCTGTGAACAGAGAACTTTTTTGTGCTGTGTGAGAGTATCAATTTCGATCTCCAATTTTCTGTCCAGTAGGGATGCTGTTGAGGTGGCTGCAGCAGGCTGGCTTATCTGATACACTGGCCGAGGGTCACACATCTGCGACGTTGACGGTCGCGGTTCCTCTGATGGTTCCATGCTGcaaaaaatgcagaaaacaattcttttgtttattgttttgtttgttgttcACATGCGAGTGCACAAAAGATGGCACATTGTCTATTAAACAGCACTTGTTcttgacaaataaaatttgactTGAATTTGAaatgtcacatacacagtcatacacagtcatacactgTACGATATGCAGTTAAATGGTTATACGACCGCCCGTGACCTTAAAAATAAAAGCTTATTAAtaggaaataaatatgaataaaaagaaatacaatAGAAAATACATTTAGCTAGGATAAAAATATTCTGTACAATATAGAAAATATTGAAATTTtagtataaataaaaaataaaaatatctatTTATTTGCCTATTGTACACTTTAAAAATTTTGTCCTACCTTTGTTGTATTCCCATTAGCTGGATCATTGAGCTGTCTGTGCCTTCCTTCAGCCCAGTGACAGATATTTCTGAGTGTCCAAGTACATTAAATACAGTTTCCGCTACCTGAGACAGTTGTTTAGCGGGTGGTCCTCCACCTAAAAACACAGTAGCTTAGGTGTACAGTCCTGTAGGCATATTCAATCAAgccagatatagtaacaaactgCAATAATCACTCACCTGTGCTTGAAGAATCCCGTTTGTGTGCTGCAATCTCCCTCCTGGCTTGAGACTGCAACACATACCACCGCTTTTCACATTCCTCACTGGTGCGCACAACCAGAGGGAAAGAGGAGTTTATCTGCTGAGATATTTTCTCCCAGGTCTGCCTCTTTCCTTGAGCTGTGACACCGGAGCCAAATTTACCTTTTAAAATCGCTTTCTTTTCTTCAACTAACTGAGCTAAAAGTAAACACTGCTCTTCTGTCCAATTTGGTTTTCGTGGTCTTTTACTTCCTTCCATCTCTCTTGGATTGTTGGCTACATACCATCCAAAAGTGCATCTTGAATAGACTGGCCTGCAATCATGTACATTGGTAAAAGCTGAGCCATTTTGCTCCAATCAATCTGAAATGGATTACAAGTAATAAAATCAGTATggtaaataaatgtaagaacATAATTATAGTAACTGCTGCGTGGAAATTGGTTGCTTTAAAAGTAGACAAATTTTCAACATTTCGCTATTTTAATTAcctttaatatattttgccTATAACAGAAACTTTGCATAAAGTATACTGTAgtcatgattatacaatttctttatatacaaacattatGATTTCACTGTCTATTCTATTATCATATATTCTATTTTTACCAAAAGTTCATTTTAAGacctttacagattttttttgttatgaACCAATCACAGTCCTTGAATTGCTGCATCATCCCTAGCAACGGAGTTGACCACACCTCCTCACTAAGATAAAGGTTTTTGTACTTTCCTTACTCAGAGTTGCTCTAAGAAGTTTTCTAAATCACTTTTAGTCTAAGACTCCCAGCTAGGACTTTTTAGGCTAAGATAGGAGCTCTCTCAGAGCATTCTAAGAAGCTTTGTGAATACGGGCCCTGGGAGTGCAGAGTGAATAGCAGATATCAATTTTCTTCATTCCTCAAACAACCAAAACCGTTTTTTGTGGAAGAATGGTCCAGTATGGAACAGCACATAATTGAAGCTGTTTGGAATGCAAAGGGTGCTTCTGATTTTATTTTATCAACCAAGGAATGCGTATAGGTTTGCACCAGTTCTTGGGATATAGAAAAATCTTAAGTTGATAAGTAGTTATCAAAAATACATGGAAGTAGACGAAgtttatgttttttatttttttatacaaaattgtaaatagcatttcactttgtgaCATTACTTAAGCATCCACAGGCAAATTAGTCCTAGCCATACCAGCCACCTGTAGGTTGTAAGTTCACTTTTATTGCTCTAATTGGGGTGGTTTTGGGTTCAGGCCCCCAACACCAAGAACAGCAAACTGGCCACATCACTAACAGGCTAATCCCTCTCCAGGTGAATTAATAGGCCTATATGATCCTCACAATGTAAACATCCAGCACAAAGTTCAATGTGTAGCTATGTTTCATGTACTTATGTGACATTTATCACTTACATTgaatttttgttaaaataataaatatagtaATGAGTTTA
The sequence above is a segment of the Brienomyrus brachyistius isolate T26 chromosome 5, BBRACH_0.4, whole genome shotgun sequence genome. Coding sequences within it:
- the LOC125743166 gene encoding putative nuclease HARBI1, yielding MDIAGFPGVVGVIDGTHICIITPSENEDVFVNRKRFHSINTQLVFSADYKILDIVAKWPGSTHDARILSESGLKQLFEGHYVPVNCHLLGDSGYPCKPWLLTPYLRPDPGPQLNYNRAHKKTRSVVERGIGQLKRRFHVLHGEVRLSPAKVCKVITACAVLHNICKVRQIPEPLESSHGNSDEGDCNEYDEDIQFTQGRDMSQSGLRHRAQFTNLHFR